Part of the Fibrobacter sp. genome, ACATGCCGTCCTTAACCTTGAAGGAAACCGGCTGCACGGCCTTATAGTGAGTGTACTTGCCAAAACGGATGTCGCCTTCGATCTTTGCAGATGCGTAATCGCCTTCCCCTTCGGCGTTATAGATGGCGTCCCAGGTCTTGGGCGGAGCTGCAAAAGTTTCCACAGCGGCAAGACATGAAATCACAGCGAGAATAGTTTTAATTTTCATTGTCCTTCTCATTTCTGTATTTTAATACGATTCTTTAAAGTTAGTTTATTTTATGCTTTTTGGAAACTCATTTTTTGTTAACAAATTTTCATTCTGTTGTAACCATTACAAGGGGCAATTTCGTCATTTTTTCGCCCTCAAAAAAGAATACGCACCCTTCAATTTTTTTATTTTTAGGATATGGCTACAACACGTTACATTTTGCAGATTCATTGCCCTGACCAAAAGGGCCTTATCGCAGGTACCACCCAAGTTCTCGCCAAAGCAGGCGCCAACATTGTGGACTTGCAACAGCACACCGCCAAGGATATCGAGACTTTCTTCCTCCGAGCTGTTTTCGAGGCTGAACCCGAAAATATCGAAGAAGTCCGCAAGCACTTGGAAACCCTGGAAGGGCATCTCCAGCTGAACTGGAAATTGTTCGACACCTCCAAAACCGAACGCGTCGCAATTTTCGTGTCCAAGACAGACCACTGCCTTTACGATCTGCTCCTGAAAAAGCGCGACGGCGATCTGCCCTGCGAATTCAGCTGCATCGTCGGCAACCACACGGACCTCGCCGGAGTCGGCGGATCCTTCGGCGTTCCCTTCTACTATGTTCCGTCCAATCCGGATAAGAACATCCCGGAAAACCGTTTCCGCGAAATCATCGAAGAAACCAAGACCGACACTGTGGTTCTCGCCCGCTATATGCAGATTCTTTCTGCAGCATTCACCGAAGAATTCAAGTACCGCATCATCAACATCCACCACGGCTTCCTCCCGGCATTCAAGGGCGCAAAGCCCTACCACCAGGCATGGAACAAGGGTGTGAAGATTATCGGTGCAACAGCCCACTTCGCCACAGAAGACTTGGACCAGGGTCCTATCATCGCCCAGGATATCCAGCGAGTTCCTGAAACAGCCAGCATTGATGAACTGGTGGAACTGGGTAAGGATATCGAAAAGCGCACCCTTTCCCAGGCTCTTAAACTTTGGCTTGAACATCGTGTATTTGTCGTAGCCGGCAGAACCTTTATTCTGTAAGGAGTACTCATGTCTGAAGAAATCAAGAACGAAGAACAGCCCCAGGTTGTTCCCACAGCCGAAAACAACAATACTGCGGAAGCTGTTACTCCTGCACAGGAATCCTCTGCAGAAAACGTAGCCTCTCAAGAAGTTCCTGCAGCATCCCCGGAAGCACCCGTTGACGCCAAACCTCAGGTTATCGTTCAGAAGGAAAGGGGCTTCTCCCACTACGTGGGTTTCGCTCTTCTCGCAGTGCTTTGCATTTGCTTCTTCTTCGCTCCCGGCATCGCCCTGACTTATGCCATCAACATGATTCCCGGTGTCAGCCTGGGCGCCATGGCAGCATGGGTATTCAGCGCCATATTCAGCGTTGTCGTATGGCTCATTTTCAAGCTGAAGATCAAAGGCTTCAAGAAGTCCTTCTACATCTACATTGCCCTTTGCGTCGTAGTCTTTGGAATTCTTATTGCCGCCGAGGTATTGACTGAACAGACCGGAGTATTCGCAAGTATCCTCGCAATGCTTACCGGTGCCAACGCCTAAAGGGCTCTGTATAAACACTTATAACCAAAGAGTTTTATAATGACTAAGACTGACGCTTTCGTTAACTTCCTCGTTGAATCTGGAGCTCTGAAGTTTGGTGACTTCGTTACCAAGAGCGGCCGTAATACTCCGTACTTCATCAACACTGGAGAATTCCGTACCGGAGCATCCCTTTCCAAGCTGGCAGAATTCTACGCAGCAGCATTCGTGGAACATTTTGACGGCAAGGCAACCAACCTTTATGGTCCCGCCTACAAGGGCATTCCCCTGTGTGCAGCTACCGCCATGAAGCTTTCCGATGTATACGCCAAGAACCTGACCTTCACCTACAACCGTAAGGAAGTCAAGGACCACGGCGAAGGCGGATCTCTGGTAGGTTACAAGTACGCCGAAAAGACCAATGTGGTGATCATTGAAGACGTGATTACCGCTGGTACTTCCGTGAACGAAACCCTGCAGATTCTCAAGAACATCGAGAATGCCAATGTCATCGGCCTCTTGATTTCTGTGGACCGTAAGGAAAAGTTGGACAACGGCAAATCCGCCTTGCAGACCGTCCAGGATGAATACGGCATCGAAGCCCACTCCATCGTGAACATCAACGACATTATCGCCTTCCTGGAAAAGGAAGAAAACCGCAAGGCAATCAACGCTCCCGAAGGCATCTTGGAAAAGGTGTACGCCTATCGCGAACAGTGGGGCGCTAAGTAAATCAAAGATTTCAATCTTTGATTTACAATGAATAATGAACAGAGAGCAATGAACAATTTTAATAGTCGCGCCAAAGGCGCTAAGTAAATGAGCACGAAGTGCCTTTATAACCATTGTTCATTGTTCATTGTTAACTGTTAATTGAAATGAAAAATGTTCTTGTTCTGATGGTAGCTATCTTGGCTTGCGCTCTTGTTGGGTGCAGCCAAAGTTATCAATGGAGCAAGAAACATCCAGCCTACAGCAAGGCGCCCTATGGAGATCTTGCCGTAGCAGGGGTTCAAAACGCATTCGTTCTGACTAGAACCGGATGGTTCGCCAAGCGCCTAGACTTTGGTTCCGACAGCATTCAAATCAAGGGTACAGCTTTCTGCGCCCAGGTTATGCTTGATGAACTCAAGGGCGGTTACGCAAACCTGAACATTCTATCGGACAAGGCCCTAAGTGGTTTTCCTGAAGAGAGTCAGAAACTGGACGACCGCATTTTCATGAAAGGTCGCCTTCCAGAACAAGGCATTGTCGTCAAGGATAGCGCAGGCAACATCCCCGCAATGATTCTTCTGGTTCACGAAGTCATCGTTGGAACAGACCTGAAGCGAGAAGACTACTTTGACTACGCCCTCATTCATAACGAGAGCAAGGAACGCACCGCCGTAAAGAACATTAGCGCAATTGTGTCCTACACCTTGTGGGACAATTTGAAACAGCGCCCTCTGTTTAGTGCCGTTGACGAAATCCAGCATCCGATAGTCAACATGACCATCGCCGACCTGGAAACCTTGGTTCGTGAAACCGTTCGACAGATTCGCAGCAACCTGTACTTGGGGGCAAAA contains:
- the pyrE gene encoding orotate phosphoribosyltransferase — protein: MTKTDAFVNFLVESGALKFGDFVTKSGRNTPYFINTGEFRTGASLSKLAEFYAAAFVEHFDGKATNLYGPAYKGIPLCAATAMKLSDVYAKNLTFTYNRKEVKDHGEGGSLVGYKYAEKTNVVIIEDVITAGTSVNETLQILKNIENANVIGLLISVDRKEKLDNGKSALQTVQDEYGIEAHSIVNINDIIAFLEKEENRKAINAPEGILEKVYAYREQWGAK
- the purU gene encoding formyltetrahydrofolate deformylase, which codes for MATTRYILQIHCPDQKGLIAGTTQVLAKAGANIVDLQQHTAKDIETFFLRAVFEAEPENIEEVRKHLETLEGHLQLNWKLFDTSKTERVAIFVSKTDHCLYDLLLKKRDGDLPCEFSCIVGNHTDLAGVGGSFGVPFYYVPSNPDKNIPENRFREIIEETKTDTVVLARYMQILSAAFTEEFKYRIINIHHGFLPAFKGAKPYHQAWNKGVKIIGATAHFATEDLDQGPIIAQDIQRVPETASIDELVELGKDIEKRTLSQALKLWLEHRVFVVAGRTFIL